The genomic region TGTGGCAATCCGCACCGTCCTGCCCAAAATGGCGATGACGCCAAAATAGGTCGGACCTCAAAAAGCGATGACGCTCAAACAGGTCGGACCTTAAATGGCACACTAATAAATAACAATAACAATAAAGAACAATTAATAATAAAAAACAATAGTAATAAGTTAGGTTGTTATGTTACTGACTTCTATGAAAAAAAATATTGGTTTCTTAGCACCAACACTTAGAGAAGATATTGAATATGAAATTGAAGAATGGAATCAAATTAATCCTGAGGAATCAGAAAAAATAATTGTTGAAGCACTAAAAAATGCAATAGGTGCACAAGCATCAAATAAATGGAAATATGCAAGATCGGTTCTAAATTCATGGAAAGAGAAAAATATCAAATCATTATCAGATATAGAAGCAGATGATATTGAGCATCGAAAAAAGATGGAACTTAAATATGGAAAAAAGAAAAGCTATATGAGAAAGCCAAGAGAAGAAAAGATGCCATATTGGTTTGATGATAAAAATAATAATCAAGTTGAAAAAGATCAAGAGAGTAAAAAAGAAACTAGAGCTGAAATAAATAAGCTAATGGAAAAAATAAATGGAGATGATAACAATGGATAAACTTGATATTTCAATGATAGATATAGAAAACGCTAAAGCAAATGATGATAAGTATGGCTTGGTTTGTGAACTGTTTTCAATGGCAGAAGCATGCGTTGGTCAAGCGTGTGAAATAGTTAAGAGTGAAATAACTAAAAAGAATACAAAAATGGAGTTTAAGGAAATGGCAAAAGATTTGAAGAAGTTGCTTAAAGAAACTGGAGATTTTGCAACCGATCATATATTATATTACTAATCTAGTACGGTTAAGGCGGTTCAACTCCGCCACTAGATTTTGCCAGACTGCCAACTGGCTTTACTATTAACAAATTATTTCTCCTTAGAATGTTTAATTGGTAAATATAATAGCACGGTTAAAATTTGGCAGAGTCTAGACAGAGTGTTTAATCAGCGTGCAAGTCGCTGACTAGGCTTTAGGTTTAGGCACCTCTCTCAATCTTTCGTGTGGTTTGGAAACGGCAAATTTAATACAGGAAGAAGGAAACGCCTTTATTTATTATGTATATCACTATTTAACACACACGATCACCAAAATATTTATCCATTACTTCAATATTTAATTTTCAACTATCCAATTTTCAAAGGTTGGATAGTCATAGCTCCCTTAATGGACTTAGAGAGCAGGTATTACAACAACCTTGATTAGATGTTTACGGTAAGTTATGGGATGTACGACCGACATTCATACAGGCTTGATGATTTTCGCAGGTCATCAAGTCATAGCAGCTGCGAAAAATAAA from Ligilactobacillus cholophilus harbors:
- a CDS encoding DnaD domain protein, whose translation is MKKNIGFLAPTLREDIEYEIEEWNQINPEESEKIIVEALKNAIGAQASNKWKYARSVLNSWKEKNIKSLSDIEADDIEHRKKMELKYGKKKSYMRKPREEKMPYWFDDKNNNQVEKDQESKKETRAEINKLMEKINGDDNNG